A stretch of Oryza brachyantha chromosome 4, ObraRS2, whole genome shotgun sequence DNA encodes these proteins:
- the LOC102705714 gene encoding pentatricopeptide repeat-containing protein At1g80550, mitochondrial: protein MISLVRRRRLALPFSTLHTAVPAAADPPPSPLDATAVLETLSLYSNDWRRALEFFQWSASPAGASVPPTPATVARVVDILGKHFEFPLATSLLVSHHDPARGDPSFLRPALRSLLNRLAAANLIDDAVRAFDSTADSIGLRDEASFHALVDALCDHRRVDEAHHLCLGKEQPPFSPVTKTYNLLLRGWAKTRAWARLRHLWFDMDSRGVAKDLHSYSIYMDALAKSGKPWKAIKVFKEMKQKGMTIDVVAYNTAIHAVGFAQGVDFAIRLYRQMVDAGCKPNVSTFNTIVKLLCKEGRFKEGYAFVQNMHRSGIEPNVLTYHCFFQYLSRPQEVLRLFEKMFERGCRPRMDTYVMLIKRFGRWGFLRPVFIVWKAMEEQGLSPDAFAYNALIDALLQKGMVDLARKYDEEMLAKGLSPKPRKELGTKLPGAESDSDNALGGVL from the coding sequence ATGATTTCcctcgtgcgccgccgccgcctcgccctcccgTTCTCCACCCTCCACACGGCAgtccccgccgcggcggacccgccgccttctcctctCGACGCCACGGCGGTGCTCGAGACGCTCTCCCTCTACTCCAACGACTGGCGCCGCGCGCTGGAGTTCTTCCAGTGGTCAGCCTCCCCCGCGGGCGCTAGCGTGCCACCGACCCCGGCCACCGTCGCTCGTGTGGTTGACATCCTCGGGAAGCACTTCGAGTTCCCGCTCGCCACTTCCCTCCTCGTCTCCCACCACGACCCGGCGCGCGGAGAcccctccttcctccgccccgccctgcGCTCCCTCCTcaaccgcctcgccgccgccaacctcATCGACGACGCTGTCCGCGCGTTCGATTCCACCGCTGATTCCATCGGCTTGCGGGACGAGGCCTCCTTCCACGCCCTCGTCGACGCGCTCTGTGACCACCGCCGCGTCGACGAGGCCCATCACCTATGCCTAGGCAAGGAGCAGCCGCCGTTCTCACCAGTAACGAAGACCTACAACTTGCTTCTCCGGGGTTGGGCTAAGACCCGCGCCTGGGCGCGTCTCCGCCATCTCTGGTTCGACATGGATAGCCGCGGTGTTGCCAAGGACCTCCACTCATATTCCATCTACATGGATGCCCTTGCTAAGTCAGGCAAACCGTGGAAGGCCATCAAGGTGTTCAAGGAGATGAAGCAGAAAGGCATGACGATCGATGTTGTTGCATATAATACTGCAATCCACGCAGTTGGGTTCGCACAGGGAGTTGATTTCGCCATTCGGTTGTACAGGCAGATGGTCGATGCTGGTTGCAAGCCAAATGTTTCCACTTTTAATACGATTGTTAAACTATTGTGCAAGGAAGGAAGATTCAAGGAAGGGTATGCATTTGTTCAGAATATGCACAGGTCTGGGATTGAGCCTAATGTGCTCACTTACCATTGCTTCTTCCAGTATTTGAGCCGCCCTCAGGAGGTCCTCAGACTGTTTGAGAAAATGTTCGAGAGGGGTTGCCGGCCAAGGATGGACACATATGTGATGCTAATCAAGAGATTTGGGCGGTGGGGGTTCCTTCGACCGGTGTTTATTGTGTGGAAAGCAATGGAAGAGCAAGGACTCAGCCCAGATGCATTTGCTTACAATGCCCTTATTGATGCATTGCTGCAGAAGGGAATGGTGGACTTAGCTAGAAAGTATGATGAAGAGATGCTTGCAAAGGGACTTTCACCCAAACCAAGGAAGGAGTTGGGGACTAAGCTGCCAGGAGCAGAGTCTGACAGTGATAATGCATTGGGTGGTGTACTTTGA
- the LOC102705429 gene encoding probable cyclic nucleotide-gated ion channel 5 encodes MTMFDPAHKTQYIDGQREMFKRLDESSPRSSVPSEVGGRSSLRFSMPSFGYGSFNPIRSFLSALRKGFGRLKSLTSSAPKTTLAEDLKSYKKTIFDPQEKFLFRMNWFCFLSCVFAVAVDPLFFFLPIIDDKSNCIGIDKKLAVTSTIIRTILDLVYLIRVFLQFRTAYVAPSSQVFGTGELVIDPVRIAIRYLKGYFVMDFFALLPLPQIVVWRFLHSLDGPDVLSTKNALVWVVLIQYIPRLLRIFPVTKDLKRTAGVFIETAWLGAAYYLLWFMLAGHNVGTLWYFLTIEREDSCWRSNCHINDGCDRSYLYCSANHIGNYTSWRDNSNELLQACNGTSSFKFGIFEQALVSGILGPGNFISKICYCFWWGLQSLSTLGQGLQTSIYPGEVLFSIAICVIGLILFALLIGNMQTYLQSVAIRLEEMRVKKRDAEQWMHHRSLPPQIRERVRRYERYRWLETRGVDEENLVQTLPKDLRRDIKRHLCLGLVKRVPLFENMDDRLLDAICERLRPTLYTENEYILREGDPVDEMHFILHGCLESETTDGGRSGFFNKVQLKEGAFCGDELLTWALDPKSAANFPASTRTVKALTEVEAFALCAEELKFVASQFRRLHSRQVQHTFRFYSQHWRTWAACFIQAAWRRYYKRKMAEQHRKEEEAANRQSSSSNHHPSLAATIYASRFAANALRGVHRLRSRASPTIVRLPKPPEPDFAVDEAD; translated from the exons ATGACAATGTTTGATCCTGCTCACAAAACTCAATACATCGATGGGCAAAGAGAAATGTTTAAAAG ATTGGATGAGTCGAGTCCTAGGTCATCTGTGCCTTCTGAAGTGGGAGGGAGGAGCAGCCTGAGGTTCAGCATGCCTAGTTTTGGTTATGGTTCATTTAATCCCATAAGATCTTTCTTGTCAGCGCTGAGAAAGGGCTTTGGAAGACTCAAATCACTTACATCTAGTGCTCCTAAGACAACTTTAGCGGAAGACCTTAAATCTTATAAGAAGACTATATTTGATCCTCAGGAAAAATTTCTCTTTCGAATGAATTGGTTTTGCTTCCTATCATGTGTTTTTGCTGTTGCCGTGGATCCACTATTTTTCTTCCTACCCATCATCGACGACAAGTCAAATTGCATTggcatagataaaaaattggcAGTTACATCAACAATAATACGGACAATTCTGGATTTGGTCTATCTCATCCGTGTATTTCTTCAATTCCGCACTGCTTATGTTGCTCCATCTTCTCAAGTGTTTGGAACAGGTGAGCTTGTGATTGATCCAGTGCGAATTGCGATCCGGTACTTAAAGGGTTACTTTGTAATGGACTTCTTTGCGTTGCTACCACTTCCACAG ATTGTTGTTTGGAGATTTCTCCATAGTTTGGATGGTCCAGATGTACTGTCAACAAAAAATGCATTGGTTTGGGTTGTGTTGATTCAATATATTCCAAGGTTGCTAAGGATTTTCCCTGTGACCAAAGATTTGAAAAGGACAGCTGGTGTTTTCATTGAAACTGCTTGGCTTGGTGCTGCTTACTATCTTCTATGGTTTATGTTGGCTGGCCAT AATGTTGGTACTCTGTGGTACTTTTTGACCATAGAGCGTGAAGATTCTTGCTGGCGTTCGAACTGTCATATCAATGATGGCTGTGATAGAAGCTACCTTTACTGTAGCGCCAATCATATTGGCAACTATACCAGTTGGCGTGATAACAGCAATGAACTCCTTCAAGCATGCAATGGTACTAGTTCTTTCAAGTTTGGTATATTTGAACAAGCGCTGGTGTCTGGAATACTTGGTCCAGgaaattttatctctaaaatcTGTTATTGCTTTTGGTGGGGACTACAAAGTCTAAG TACCCTCGGTCAAGGGCTTCAAACAAGCATATATCCTGGGGAGGTGTTATTCTCTATTGCAATTTGTGTTATTGGGCTAATTCTTTTTGCTCTCCTCATCGGTAACATGCAG accTACCTTCAATCAGTTGCGATACGCCTTGAAGAGATGAGAGTTAAGAAACGTGATGCTGAGCAGTGGATGCATCACCGTTCACTGCCGCCTCAAATAAGAGAGCGAGTTAGAAGATATGAACGCTACAGATGGTTGGAGACCAGAGGAGTAGATGAAGAAAATTTGGTTCAAACTCTTCCAAAAGACCTTCGGAGGGACATAAAACGCCATCTTTGTTTGGGTCTAGTTAAAAGG GTACCTTTGTTTGAGAATATGGATGACAGATTGTTGGATGCAATTTGTGAGCGATTAAGGCCTACACTATACACTGAAAAtgaatacattttgagagaaGGCGATCCTGTGGATGAGATGCATTTCATACTCCATGGCTGCTTGGAGAGTGAGACCACTGATGGGGGGCGAAGTGGATTCTTCAACAAGGTCCAGTTAAAGGAGGGCGCTTTCTGCGGTGACGAGCTGCTCACATGGGCATTGGATCCTAAATCTGCTGCTAATTTCCCGGCTTCAACTAGGACAGTGAAAGCTCTTACTGAGGTTGAGGCATTTGCATTGTGTGCCGAGGAGCTGAAATTTGTTGCCAGTCAGTTCAGGAGGCTCCACAGCAGGCAAGTTCAGCACACGTTCCGGTTCTATTCCCAGCACTGGAGGACATGGGCAGCCTGTTTCATCCAAGCAGCATGGCGCCGCTATTACAAGAGGAAGATGGCCGAGCAGCATCGCAAGGAAGAAGAGGCTGCAAACCggcaaagcagcagcagcaaccaccACCCTAGCCTCGCAGCAACCATCTACGCATCTCGCTTTGCAGCTAATGCACTCCGAGGAGTTCATAGGCTCAGAAGCAGGGCCAGCCCTACTATTGTCAGATTGCCGAAGCCCCCAGAACCAGACTTTGCCGTCGATGAAGCTGACTAA